The sequence below is a genomic window from Paenibacillus silvisoli.
CAGGCGATCCCCAATATTGACCGGGTAGCCCGTCGCATGATTGACGTCCTTCTCTTCCATCCAGTCCGCCTCGCCGAGATCTAACCGGATATGCTGCTGAAACTGTCGCACCGGCGCGTTCGACACCGCATCGAACAGGTCGATATGGCGAAGCGCCGCCTCACGTTCGCCCTCGTTCACGAGCTCGAGCCGCCAGCTTGCCTTATGTTCCGCCACGCGGCAGATCCACGTTAAGCGCAGCGTAAACGTCTCGTCCTGCAGCAGATAGACGAACGCTTCCTCGCCATCCCTGCTTTCTCGGCCAATCCACGCAAAATCGCTGGCCGACCGCACGACCTCGCCGTCACCGCCGAAATACAGCTTCGGTTCATTTTCTTCGAATCGAAAAGCAAGCTCCTCCTGGAACGGATTCACGGAGCCGATCCCGAATGCCGCGCGCTTCTCAAAGCGGAAAACGGAATGCTGCCGGGTTGCCGTTGTCATCATCTATCCCTCTCTCCTCGTTAGTCATTGTCTCTCTTAGTACCGATCACGGTACTCTTGCGGGGTCATCCGCGTATACTTCTTGAAAAATCGCGAGAAATACGCCGGCGAATCGAAGCCGACCGCCTTGCTGATATCGGTAATCCGCAGCTGCGCGCTGTTCACGAGCAGCTCCTTCGCCTTGCCGATCTTCGTTTCGGCAATGAAATCGGTCAAAATGCTGCCGGTAATTTGCTTGTACAGCCTGCACAGATAGCTCGGATTGAGCGACACGACTTCGCCGAGCCGCGTCAAGGACACATCCCCCGACAAATGCTGCTCGATGTACGCGTGCAGCCGCAGCACCAGCTCGTTCGTCCGCTCCTCCTGATCGTCATGGCGCTGGTCGAACAGGACGGCCGCCGCATCGAGCAAATACCAGACCGCCGCGGCTTCGCCCGCATGCCGCTCGTAGTGGAACAGCAAATCGAACCGCGCCGGAAGCTCGCCTTCTTCCTTGCGCCGCCGCAGCCGGTTCACGCAGGCGTAAAGCCGGAGCGCCACCGCATAATAGGTTTCCTTGCGCATATCGCCGCGGCCCGCCGGAATACCGGCGAACGCTTCCAGCACCAGCTTGCGGAATTCCTCCTGCTTGCCGCTTTCCAGCAGCCGGTCCATCATCTCCGCTTGGCCCGGCGCGGACAGCAGCTGCTGCCCCGCCAGCTCCGCGGCCGCATCCCGCGACGCGCGCGCGTCCGCGTTCTCCAGGACGAGCATTTCGCCGCCGGTGCCAAGCCCCTCGGCCAGCAGCAGCGAGAACTCGCGCACCTTCGCGGCCACGCTGGTCCAAGGAGCAGGCGAGCTCCCCGCCGCGATGGAAATCGGCTGTTTCAGAAGCGACCGGCAGGCGCTCTGGATCGCATCGATCGTGCCATGCACGAAGGACACGCAGCGTCCCCAGCTATCGCCGCCGCCAACTGTATCCGCCTCCTCGCCGCCGCCAGCAGCCGACCCCGGCTGCATTAACCATATAAAATCGCCGGCATCGCCGATAACCGCCTGGAACCGTACAGCCGGAGAGAGAAATTCCTCGGCGATGTTTTGGATGCCGTACAGCAGCAGCGACCGATCGTAGGGACCGGCCGCATGCTTCCACTCGTCGACTCTGCCGATCGCAAGCAGGCAGTCGGCATCGGCGTCAAGCGGAATGTCGAGCTCCTTAAACTTCTGCGTCCGACTGTCCGCCGACAGCGTTTCTCCCTGCGCCAGCCGCAGGAGCAAATCCTTTTGCAGCACCGGAAGCGCCGCCCGAAGGCGCTGCTTTACGCCTTCCACCAAGCGCGTCTCCTCCGAATCCTCGTTGCATTTGCGGATGGCCCGGCGGATCGCCGCGACGATCTTCGATTCATCCTCCGTCTTGAGCAGAAAATCGACGGCCTCGCTGCGCAGCGCGGATTGAACGTAATCGAACTGGTTGTAGCCGGTCAGGAAGATAATCTTCGTCCGCGGCCACCATTCCCGTACCTTCTGTGCCAGCTCGAGACCGCTCATGCCGGGCATCTGAATATCCGTGATGAGAATGTCCATCCGCGTCGCTTGCAGCCGCGCGACCGCTTCATCCGCCGAGTACGCGCAGAACACGTCCAATTCGTACTCCTGCATATCGGCGCATAGATCCTGCAAACCGCTCACGATGTATGGCTCGTCATCCACAATCATGATTTTGTACATCGAGTCGCCCCCTTTGGTACGGTATGACCAGTTCGACGCGGAGCCCTCCGCCGGCGCCTCCGGACAGCCGCAGACCGGCGTCCTCGCCATACTTCAGCTGCAACCGCCGGTGAACGTTGATCATGCCGGTGCTCTCCAGCCCCTCCGATCGGTCGCCAAGCGCCCTTTCCAGCCTTGCGATACTATCGCCGTCGATCCCCTGCCCATTGTCCTCCACGCTGACGATCACCTGCTCCCGGTCGAGCCGGAAGCCGATCGCCACTTTGCCGCCTCCCGGCCTGCCCTCCACGCCATGCTTATAGGCGTTTTCGATCAGCGGCTGGATAATGAGCCTCGGAACGGTTACCCCTTTTGCCGCTTCCGGCAGCTGGCCGAATTCGGCCTGAATCCGATTGTGAAACCGTATATTTTGAATTTCCGCGAAGGACCGGGAGAAGCTCACCTCGTCCTCCAGCGGAATTTCTTCTTTCGTATCCCGGGTAATGAAGCGGAAATATTCGCCCAAATGATTCGCGAAGGGCATCAAATTGTCATAGTCCTGAAGCTTGATCATTCTGCCGAGCGTGAAAAAGCTGTTATATAGAAAGTGCGGATTGATCTGCGATTGCAGCTGCTTGAGCTCCGCCTTCTGCGCCCTGTATTTAAGCACGTAACCGTCTTGGATGGAGGCCTCGAGCCGCCGGACCATTTTATTGAACTGCACGTACAGAAACCGAAACTCGTCATTGCTCCGATGCTTGATATCCAGATCCAAATTGCCGCGCTCCAGCAGCCGGAACGCGACGATCATATTTTTGAACGGCTTGTGGATCAGCCGGTGCATCCAGTAGGAGTAGAGCAGGATGACGACCAGCGCCAGCGCCGCCAGCACCCACAGCCAAATGCGGTACTGCTTCAGCGGTCCCAGCACCTCAGCCTCCGGAATGAACTGCAGCAGCGTCACGTCCAGCCGTCCGGAAGGCTGCTGCGCGACGATGTACCGCCGCCCGTCCGCTTCGACGGTCGCAATGCCTTCGCTGCCCTTCATCAGCTGCTCGAACGCCCCTTCGAGCGCGGCCGGCAGCTTCTCGCCCGCGCCTTGGTCGATGCGCCAATCGAGCGAGTTGCCCAGCAGCACCATGCCGCCGTCATAGTTGCCGCTGAACCGGGTCAGCTCCGAAGCGATCGCGGTCCGGCTCAGCTCCAGCGACAGCAGGGCGATCGGATCGCTGCCCTGACTGAGGTCGGGCTGCCGCTTGACGATAAACAGCCGGTCGTTCCATTCGACGATCTCGCCTCGCTTTCGCCGGTCGCTCGTAACGAGGCCATCGAACGTTCTCCGGTCCAAATCGTCGAGCAGTTGGTCGGAAGCAATCGTCCGGTTAATGAGCGGAATATACGCGGAAGCGCTGCGGATAAAATTGCTCGAGTTGCGGATCATCAGCAGCTTGCGCTGCAGGTTGAGAATCGCGGTCCGCCGCTCGTTCTCCGACAGCACGGTATCCGCTACGCTTAAGTAGAGCAGGTCGTTATCGACGACCATTTCGTACTGCAAGCCGATCATCCGGTCGAGCTCCGCCTCCAAGGTGTTCATATCGTACCGGACCTTCGTTTGCAGCATCGTCGTGATTTCCTCCCTGACGCTTGCCGCTCCCTTCAGGTTCAGCGCGAGCCCGATGGCGAACATCGGGAGAACCACGACGAAGAAGGAGAGCATGATTTTGATGAAAATCGGATCGTATGGCGAGCTTCTCATCCGTTTCATGCCTTCGCCTCCTCCCGCCTATTCCTTCACGCTGCCGAGCACGATGCCTTTAATGAAATATTTCTGCAGAAACGGGTACACGAGCAAAATCGGCAGCGCCCCCATAAATATTTGCGCCGCCTTCGACGTGCGCTCCGATACCTCGGCCAGTTTATCGAGATTTTGCGAAGCAACCCGCATCAGATCCTGCTGGATGATGACCGTTTGCAAATAGCTTTGCAGCGGATAATTTTCCGGCCGGTTCATGAAGATTAAGCCGTCGAACCAGGAATTCCAATGGCCCACGATCGTGAACAGGACGATCGTCGCCAGCGCTGGCGCGGAAAGCGGTACCAAAATACGCCAAAGCACCGTCCAGTAACCCGCACCGTCCACGAACGACGCTTCTTCCAGCTCGCGCGGCAAGCCGCGGAAGAAGTTGAGCAGCAAGATGACATTGAACACGGGCACGGCGCCGGGAATGATCAACGCCCAGATCGTATCCATCAAGTACGTTTTGTTCACGATCATGTACGTCGGAATAAGTCCGCCGCTGAACAGGATGGTCAGCACGAAGTACCAGGCGTACGCCGTCCGGTATTTGAAATCCCGCACTTCCTTCGCGAGCGGATAAGCAATTAAGATCGTTAAGAACATATTGATCAGCGTGCCGAGCCCAACCCGCTGCACCGTAATAAGGAGCGCGTCCAAAAATTCCGGCTTGGATAGCACGTAATCGTACGATTTGAAGGTGAAGCCGACCGGCCAGAACAGGACGGAGCCTGCCGCGGCGGCCGTTTTGGAGCTGAGCGAGATCGCCAGCACATGAATGAACGGAAGAATGCAAAGCAGGGAGATGCCGATTAAGAACGTATAGTTTGCCGTTTGAAACACTTTTCTGCTATCGAGATAAGCTCGCATGTCGCGCACCGCCTTCTTCTAGAAAATGCGATAGTTGGCCAGACGATAAGCCAGCAGGTAGGATACGGAAATGAACGCCAGCGACACGATCGATTTGAACAGCCCGACCGCCGTGGCCGGTCCGAATTGCGCGTCGACCAAGCCTAGCCGGTACACGAACGTGTCGATAATATCGCCGCTCTCGTACACCTGCGGAGAATACATGTTGAAAATCTGGTCGAAGCCGGCGTTCAAAATGCTCCCCAAGCTCAGCGTCGTCAGCAGCACGATGATCGGCATCATCCCCGGCAGCGTAATATGCCACGTCTGCTTCCACCGGTTCGCTCCGTCGACGATCGCCGCCTCGTACAGGTTCGGATTGATCGACGTCAGCGCCGCCAAGTAGACGATCGTGGCGAAGCCGAATTCCTTCCACAGGTCGGTGATGACGACCGTAAACGGAAACCAGCGGTTATCCCCTAGAAAATAAACCGACGGCAGCCCGATTCCTTCAAGCACGCGGTTCACGATCCCCGAGGAAGGCGAAAGCACGTCGATCAGAATGCCGCCGAGAATGATCCAGGATAGAAAGTGCGGCAAATAGATCAGCGTCTGGATGGACCGCTTGATGAACGTCTTGCCGATTTCGTTGAGCAGAATCGCGATCGCAATCGGCACCACCAGCCCGGCGACGATCTTCAT
It includes:
- a CDS encoding response regulator transcription factor, whose translation is MYKIMIVDDEPYIVSGLQDLCADMQEYELDVFCAYSADEAVARLQATRMDILITDIQMPGMSGLELAQKVREWWPRTKIIFLTGYNQFDYVQSALRSEAVDFLLKTEDESKIVAAIRRAIRKCNEDSEETRLVEGVKQRLRAALPVLQKDLLLRLAQGETLSADSRTQKFKELDIPLDADADCLLAIGRVDEWKHAAGPYDRSLLLYGIQNIAEEFLSPAVRFQAVIGDAGDFIWLMQPGSAAGGGEEADTVGGGDSWGRCVSFVHGTIDAIQSACRSLLKQPISIAAGSSPAPWTSVAAKVREFSLLLAEGLGTGGEMLVLENADARASRDAAAELAGQQLLSAPGQAEMMDRLLESGKQEEFRKLVLEAFAGIPAGRGDMRKETYYAVALRLYACVNRLRRRKEEGELPARFDLLFHYERHAGEAAAVWYLLDAAAVLFDQRHDDQEERTNELVLRLHAYIEQHLSGDVSLTRLGEVVSLNPSYLCRLYKQITGSILTDFIAETKIGKAKELLVNSAQLRITDISKAVGFDSPAYFSRFFKKYTRMTPQEYRDRY
- a CDS encoding carbohydrate ABC transporter permease; translated protein: MRAYLDSRKVFQTANYTFLIGISLLCILPFIHVLAISLSSKTAAAAGSVLFWPVGFTFKSYDYVLSKPEFLDALLITVQRVGLGTLINMFLTILIAYPLAKEVRDFKYRTAYAWYFVLTILFSGGLIPTYMIVNKTYLMDTIWALIIPGAVPVFNVILLLNFFRGLPRELEEASFVDGAGYWTVLWRILVPLSAPALATIVLFTIVGHWNSWFDGLIFMNRPENYPLQSYLQTVIIQQDLMRVASQNLDKLAEVSERTSKAAQIFMGALPILLVYPFLQKYFIKGIVLGSVKE
- a CDS encoding sensor histidine kinase, with protein sequence MKRMRSSPYDPIFIKIMLSFFVVVLPMFAIGLALNLKGAASVREEITTMLQTKVRYDMNTLEAELDRMIGLQYEMVVDNDLLYLSVADTVLSENERRTAILNLQRKLLMIRNSSNFIRSASAYIPLINRTIASDQLLDDLDRRTFDGLVTSDRRKRGEIVEWNDRLFIVKRQPDLSQGSDPIALLSLELSRTAIASELTRFSGNYDGGMVLLGNSLDWRIDQGAGEKLPAALEGAFEQLMKGSEGIATVEADGRRYIVAQQPSGRLDVTLLQFIPEAEVLGPLKQYRIWLWVLAALALVVILLYSYWMHRLIHKPFKNMIVAFRLLERGNLDLDIKHRSNDEFRFLYVQFNKMVRRLEASIQDGYVLKYRAQKAELKQLQSQINPHFLYNSFFTLGRMIKLQDYDNLMPFANHLGEYFRFITRDTKEEIPLEDEVSFSRSFAEIQNIRFHNRIQAEFGQLPEAAKGVTVPRLIIQPLIENAYKHGVEGRPGGGKVAIGFRLDREQVIVSVEDNGQGIDGDSIARLERALGDRSEGLESTGMINVHRRLQLKYGEDAGLRLSGGAGGGLRVELVIPYQRGRLDVQNHDCG
- a CDS encoding ABC transporter permease, translated to MRSKRIKEMPLHLMLLPGAILVLIYCYGPMFGIIMAFQNFKPAFGFFRSEWVGIGNFSYIVDLPSTFQVLYNTVYIALMKIVAGLVVPIAIAILLNEIGKTFIKRSIQTLIYLPHFLSWIILGGILIDVLSPSSGIVNRVLEGIGLPSVYFLGDNRWFPFTVVITDLWKEFGFATIVYLAALTSINPNLYEAAIVDGANRWKQTWHITLPGMMPIIVLLTTLSLGSILNAGFDQIFNMYSPQVYESGDIIDTFVYRLGLVDAQFGPATAVGLFKSIVSLAFISVSYLLAYRLANYRIF